From the genome of Candidatus Hadarchaeales archaeon, one region includes:
- a CDS encoding RNA-binding domain-containing protein: MKRIVDNLEVTVFAHATENENKVLKCLQVVLPENIGVEKNLLRGHYGNPITKFFGKCRGKKAQSCLDDLIRKMSREDLKSLIENLKNKFDSSCHLYLRLSKQEAYEGKVKLSEGDDVIHVKVKVLARPAKVENATRIIRNYLLGVSGCVEKEEDT, encoded by the coding sequence ATGAAAAGAATAGTGGATAATCTCGAGGTCACTGTTTTCGCTCATGCCACTGAGAACGAGAACAAGGTGTTGAAGTGTTTGCAAGTAGTGCTTCCTGAAAATATCGGAGTTGAAAAAAATCTTTTAAGAGGTCACTACGGAAATCCCATCACAAAATTTTTTGGTAAATGCCGTGGAAAGAAGGCTCAGTCATGTCTTGATGATCTAATCAGAAAAATGAGCAGAGAAGATTTGAAGAGTTTAATCGAGAATTTGAAAAACAAGTTCGATAGCTCTTGTCATCTTTACCTGCGGCTCTCCAAACAGGAGGCTTATGAAGGAAAAGTAAAGCTTTCTGAAGGAGATGATGTGATTCATGTGAAAGTGAAGGTGCTCGCCAGACCGGCAAAGGTTGAAAACGCTACACGCATCATCAGGAATTATCTTCTTGGGGTGTCGGGTTGCGTAGAGAAAGAAGAAGATACATAG
- a CDS encoding CBS domain-containing protein produces the protein MRNRVLVGEIMTKDVLTIGPESSVMKAAKMMASRSVGSIVVVQKGKPIGIVTERDLLMKVISTDLRPSKVLVKKIMSKPVITVTPETDVLDAVRVMAKNHIRRLPVVDGGKLVGIITTRDIMRISPELLEANMTQPMATGERIEGSVCEICGEFTTHLYEVNGMWVCESCRDEIER, from the coding sequence ATGAGGAATAGAGTGCTCGTCGGAGAAATAATGACGAAAGACGTTCTTACTATAGGACCAGAGAGCTCTGTGATGAAAGCTGCGAAGATGATGGCGAGCAGAAGCGTTGGCAGCATCGTTGTCGTACAGAAAGGAAAACCGATTGGGATAGTCACCGAGAGAGATTTGTTGATGAAGGTGATAAGCACAGATCTCAGACCCAGCAAGGTTCTAGTGAAAAAGATAATGTCTAAGCCTGTGATTACTGTAACACCAGAGACTGATGTGCTTGATGCTGTCAGAGTTATGGCTAAAAATCACATAAGAAGGCTTCCAGTGGTTGATGGTGGAAAGCTGGTCGGCATAATAACAACGAGGGATATAATGAGAATTTCCCCGGAGCTCTTGGAGGCAAACATGACGCAGCCAATGGCAACGGGTGAGAGAATAGAGGGTAGTGTCTGCGAGATCTGCGGAGAGTTTACTACTCACCTTTACGAAGTCAATGGAATGTGGGTGTGTGAAAGCTGTAGAGATGAGATAGAAAGGTAG
- a CDS encoding CBS domain-containing protein has translation MRSPGVSLGGLTAREVMVKTFPSVGSRDLVTKARAIMRETGWRILPVVDGGMLEGIITQREILRVSSTRSNIPVSGIMSIVPVLITPATELKRVVKALIDFGLDGLPVVMDQTNRTIVGMIRAEDIMQRLVELSSLKVKVEDIMTRDPVVCSPEDEIVKIWEIMEKSHFSGVPVVEVRGGKKIVIGMITRSDIIREGSARLSEESRKERKTKVRSVMKSPAVTIEQDSEVVQAMRLMLERKIKRLPVVKNGELVGIVSREDILKMICR, from the coding sequence TTGAGGAGTCCTGGGGTCTCACTTGGTGGCCTCACGGCAAGAGAAGTTATGGTTAAAACTTTTCCCAGTGTAGGATCGAGAGATCTCGTTACTAAAGCCAGAGCTATAATGCGCGAAACCGGATGGAGAATCTTGCCAGTAGTCGATGGTGGTATGCTGGAAGGGATTATCACTCAGCGTGAAATCCTCCGAGTAAGTTCGACGAGATCGAACATACCTGTAAGCGGAATTATGTCAATCGTGCCGGTTTTGATCACACCGGCCACTGAGTTGAAAAGGGTAGTCAAAGCCCTAATCGATTTTGGGCTTGACGGGTTGCCGGTTGTGATGGATCAAACAAACAGAACCATTGTCGGGATGATCAGGGCCGAGGATATTATGCAGAGATTGGTTGAGCTCTCTAGTCTAAAAGTCAAGGTGGAGGACATCATGACAAGAGATCCTGTCGTGTGCAGCCCGGAGGATGAAATCGTAAAAATCTGGGAAATAATGGAAAAATCTCACTTCTCGGGAGTGCCTGTTGTTGAGGTGAGAGGGGGGAAGAAAATTGTTATTGGCATGATAACTAGAAGCGACATCATAAGAGAAGGTAGTGCGAGGTTATCGGAAGAATCCAGAAAAGAAAGAAAAACCAAGGTCAGAAGTGTTATGAAATCGCCTGCTGTTACGATTGAGCAGGATTCCGAGGTGGTACAAGCGATGAGACTCATGCTCGAGAGAAAGATTAAAAGGCTACCAGTTGTGAAAAATGGAGAACTGGTCGGGATAGTGAGCAGAGAAGACATACTGAAGATGATATGCAGGTGA
- a CDS encoding CBS domain-containing protein yields MRVKDIMSSPLLTIDPRVSLGEAVRIMKERKISRLVVVEGEKLVGVLTEKDIARIEIPRKGTLGPIQVGDIMTKNPITVDPNVTAKRAAEIMLERNIGCLPVVEGSKGIGIITKLDFAKVCLDFDDVFVGEVMQSGPRTVGLAEKLPQCRKTMVEEDLVVLPVMERENLVGNIVLIDIVEKTVQIEADRVRTMTAGEVMSPPKVARTDWTLAEAARLMLAERISGLPVVNPAEELVGLLTKTELAEVARERL; encoded by the coding sequence ATGAGAGTTAAAGACATCATGAGTTCTCCGCTTCTGACGATCGACCCTCGTGTTTCTCTTGGGGAGGCTGTCAGAATCATGAAAGAGAGAAAAATATCCAGACTTGTTGTTGTGGAGGGAGAAAAACTCGTGGGTGTGCTGACGGAAAAAGACATCGCGAGAATCGAAATCCCGCGAAAAGGTACTCTGGGACCGATCCAAGTTGGAGATATCATGACTAAAAATCCCATAACAGTTGACCCTAACGTTACGGCGAAGAGAGCTGCGGAGATAATGTTGGAGAGAAACATCGGATGTCTGCCAGTTGTCGAGGGATCTAAGGGAATCGGAATAATAACAAAACTGGACTTTGCGAAAGTTTGCCTCGATTTTGATGACGTTTTTGTCGGAGAAGTTATGCAGTCTGGACCCAGAACAGTCGGATTGGCGGAAAAACTCCCCCAATGCAGGAAGACCATGGTGGAAGAAGATTTGGTGGTACTTCCGGTGATGGAGAGGGAGAATCTAGTCGGAAATATCGTTCTGATAGATATCGTAGAGAAAACCGTCCAAATAGAAGCTGATAGGGTGAGAACAATGACTGCTGGTGAGGTGATGAGTCCGCCGAAGGTGGCTAGAACAGACTGGACTCTGGCGGAAGCTGCTAGGCTGATGTTGGCGGAGAGAATTTCTGGATTGCCGGTCGTGAATCCGGCTGAGGAGCTAGTAGGCCTGCTAACGAAGACTGAACTTGCAGAGGTTGCGCGCGAAAGACTTTAG
- a CDS encoding CBS domain-containing protein, with protein sequence MRRIPSYGYGDRGPLEFKSRLHREEGEVMKIANRDVVTATSTTPILKIVSLMVKNKIRRVPIVQTGTKKIEGIVRSRDVISFLGGGKKHEIVQKKFAGSFYSAINEPVRVIMEKDFPKASMYIKIPEAAGLLLSSGHGGLILTDEKNEIAGVVTDRDFVKFLPERTGYNVGYYMTRRVVTVEPSHPILEVMKRIIDWNVRRLPVVENGKLVGIITSMDILRYFGTGKVFEYLMSQKIDDVVSVPVEEIMTRNVLKISPEADIGEAATLMREKGCGGLPVVSDDMLVGIITERDILRLMV encoded by the coding sequence TTGAGAAGAATTCCATCGTATGGGTATGGAGACAGGGGGCCTCTGGAGTTTAAATCGAGACTTCACAGAGAGGAAGGAGAAGTGATGAAAATCGCAAATAGAGATGTTGTTACTGCTACATCTACGACCCCTATTTTGAAGATAGTTAGCCTGATGGTCAAGAATAAAATAAGAAGAGTTCCGATCGTGCAGACTGGCACTAAGAAAATCGAGGGAATCGTGAGATCTAGAGACGTCATAAGCTTTCTCGGTGGTGGTAAGAAGCATGAAATCGTGCAGAAAAAGTTTGCAGGGAGCTTTTACTCGGCGATAAACGAGCCGGTCAGAGTGATCATGGAGAAAGATTTTCCCAAAGCAAGCATGTACATCAAAATTCCTGAGGCAGCTGGGCTTTTGCTGAGCAGTGGACATGGAGGACTAATTCTGACCGACGAGAAGAATGAAATAGCTGGGGTTGTTACAGACAGAGATTTTGTGAAGTTTTTGCCTGAGAGGACAGGATATAATGTTGGGTATTATATGACGAGAAGGGTTGTGACGGTTGAGCCTTCACATCCGATTTTAGAAGTAATGAAGAGAATAATCGACTGGAATGTGAGGCGGCTTCCAGTGGTGGAAAACGGAAAGCTTGTGGGAATCATCACAAGTATGGATATATTGAGATATTTTGGAACTGGGAAGGTTTTCGAATACCTCATGAGTCAGAAAATTGACGACGTGGTCTCGGTGCCCGTTGAGGAAATAATGACTAGAAATGTCTTGAAGATTTCTCCTGAGGCAGACATAGGAGAGGCTGCAACTTTGATGAGGGAAAAAGGATGCGGAGGTTTGCCAGTCGTGAGTGACGACATGTTGGTTGGGATAATAACGGAAAGAGACATACTCAGGCTGATGGTGTGA
- the rpiA gene encoding ribose-5-phosphate isomerase RpiA, translating into MWEEWKKFAATAAVELVEPGMTVGLGSGTTMAEVVKALARKKIKAKYVPSSEQIAKLASRLGLKLYELGGELDLTIDGADEIDTSFNMIKGKGGALTREKILAKAAKKVVIVVDRTKLVKKLGKKNPIPVEVIPFSLRFTSEEIKRLGGKPELRLSGEKPFVTDNGNYILDVRFKKITNPKSLEKKLNEIPGVVENGIFTDLADIVIVGHEGGYDVIKSKREFLGFFSKL; encoded by the coding sequence ATGTGGGAAGAGTGGAAAAAGTTTGCTGCAACGGCCGCGGTTGAGTTGGTTGAACCCGGCATGACGGTCGGTCTCGGTTCTGGAACTACAATGGCTGAAGTTGTTAAAGCTCTTGCCAGGAAGAAAATAAAAGCGAAGTATGTTCCTTCTTCAGAGCAAATAGCGAAGTTGGCTTCAAGACTCGGTCTGAAGCTCTACGAACTCGGCGGAGAGCTCGACTTAACGATAGACGGCGCGGATGAAATAGATACTTCCTTCAACATGATTAAAGGCAAGGGTGGTGCGCTGACTCGGGAAAAAATACTGGCTAAAGCCGCAAAAAAAGTCGTAATCGTAGTCGACAGAACGAAACTCGTGAAGAAACTCGGAAAGAAAAACCCAATCCCAGTCGAAGTCATTCCGTTCTCCCTGCGGTTTACATCCGAAGAAATAAAGAGACTCGGCGGAAAGCCAGAACTCAGACTCTCTGGTGAAAAACCGTTTGTTACGGACAACGGGAATTATATCCTCGACGTTCGATTTAAAAAAATAACAAATCCGAAAAGCTTGGAGAAAAAGTTGAATGAAATTCCTGGCGTTGTCGAGAACGGAATTTTTACCGATCTAGCAGATATTGTCATCGTAGGTCACGAAGGCGGCTACGACGTTATCAAAAGCAAAAGAGAATTCCTCGGATTCTTCAGCAAACTTTAA
- a CDS encoding 50S ribosomal protein L15e — protein sequence MRRYNIPEEDLEAVMKERLIKWRKGPAIVRVERPTKPRRARSLGYKPKQGIIVVRVRVRKGGRRKPRPSRGRKPKRMGVRKITPGKSLQVIAEERAARKFPNMEVLNSYHVASDGTHEYYEVILVDPHHPVIKSDPQLKWIAEPQHKGRAFRGLTSAGKKMRGLRRKGKGAEKVRPSARANE from the coding sequence GTGAGACGATACAACATACCTGAAGAGGATTTAGAAGCTGTGATGAAAGAGAGACTCATAAAGTGGAGAAAAGGTCCGGCGATCGTCAGAGTTGAGAGACCTACTAAACCGAGAAGAGCTAGGAGTCTGGGCTACAAACCCAAGCAAGGGATAATTGTCGTAAGGGTGAGGGTCAGAAAGGGTGGAAGGAGAAAACCTAGACCATCTAGAGGAAGAAAACCGAAAAGAATGGGAGTTAGAAAGATTACGCCTGGAAAGAGTCTGCAGGTGATTGCGGAAGAAAGAGCAGCTAGAAAATTTCCAAACATGGAAGTTTTGAATTCCTACCATGTTGCATCTGATGGAACACATGAGTATTATGAAGTCATCCTTGTAGATCCGCATCATCCGGTTATAAAAAGCGATCCACAGCTGAAATGGATAGCCGAACCCCAACATAAAGGAAGAGCGTTCAGAGGGCTCACCAGCGCTGGAAAAAAGATGCGTGGACTGAGACGGAAAGGAAAAGGTGCGGAGAAAGTAAGGCCGAGCGCTAGGGCGAATGAGTAG
- a CDS encoding class II glutamine amidotransferase, with translation MCELLGMIFNQPVRPNLSFRGFRLRGEKNRDGWGIAYYPDESVQVIKEPIRAGESLLSEFIKDYPEIRSKIIIAHVRCTSGSPVTHKNTHPFQRELGGKEFVFAHNGTLHNYRALKIGRFRPVGETDSEHAFCHILASLESEIEEGSLDINNWSKGNFRWLHDKLREINSYGDFNCLMSDGEYLFCYHDMSGYSGLCFVRRKAPFCTVRLRDEDFEVNLDAEKDPSQRGFIIASRELTYERWKKFERGELIVFRNGDMVFSSASRGMS, from the coding sequence ATGTGTGAACTGTTGGGGATGATATTCAATCAGCCAGTCAGGCCCAATTTATCATTTAGAGGGTTCCGGCTTAGGGGGGAGAAAAATCGAGACGGTTGGGGAATTGCCTATTATCCGGATGAGTCAGTCCAGGTAATCAAAGAACCAATACGGGCAGGCGAAAGTTTATTGTCCGAATTTATAAAAGACTACCCGGAAATAAGGTCCAAAATAATAATTGCCCACGTGAGGTGTACAAGCGGCTCACCTGTGACCCACAAAAACACGCATCCCTTCCAGAGGGAATTGGGGGGTAAAGAATTCGTTTTCGCCCATAATGGAACACTTCATAACTACCGGGCGCTGAAAATCGGAAGATTCAGACCGGTGGGGGAGACCGATTCGGAGCACGCATTTTGCCATATTCTTGCTTCATTAGAGAGCGAAATTGAAGAGGGGAGCCTCGACATCAACAATTGGTCCAAGGGAAATTTCAGATGGTTGCATGACAAACTTAGAGAAATCAACAGTTACGGGGATTTCAACTGTCTAATGTCTGATGGAGAATATCTCTTTTGCTATCATGATATGAGTGGATACAGCGGGCTCTGTTTCGTCCGACGCAAGGCCCCTTTCTGTACGGTTCGTCTGCGAGATGAGGATTTTGAAGTAAATCTTGATGCAGAAAAAGACCCATCTCAGAGGGGGTTTATCATAGCGTCGAGAGAGCTGACCTACGAGCGATGGAAGAAATTTGAGCGTGGAGAGCTAATCGTCTTTAGGAACGGTGATATGGTCTTTTCAAGCGCTAGTCGTGGCATGAGCTAA